Proteins found in one Bremerella volcania genomic segment:
- a CDS encoding SLC13 family permease: protein MPWDLAVVLGLLLVCIVLFIIDWPRMDVVALSAMVALPVLGIVSVQEAFAGFSDPNVVLIAALFVIGEGITRTGIALQVGQWLARKAGSSEAKLVVLLMLSVGLLGSVMSSTGIVAIFIPVVLNVTSRLNIHPGRMMMPLSVAGLISGMMTLVATPPNMIVDSALKSEGREGFSFFSFTPMGLSILVLSVAYMLVARHWLAAKSSATTTHSRRRTLKSFIDEYQLQNRAFRLQVPYSSELVGRTLGELDLRQRNGVNLIGIERQGRGKTYLLNPISQTEIRPGDVLLADLVHPENDLEKFVDELGLVVLPIEGSYFSQQSRNVGMAEVAVVPESGLIGRTIVEEKFRTIHGLSVIGLRRGGEAIKGAVAEEKLRPGDILLVIGPWKQIHFLRTQKRNFLVLSLPAESDDFAPAHSQAPWALASLAIMIVLMVSGVVSNAVAALIACLLLGLFRCLDVETAYRSIRWQSIILIVGMMPFAIALEKTQGIEMAVDFLMNTLDGAGMHVLIAVLFVLTTGFSLVISNTATAILMAPIAMSIAKQLDVSPYPFVMTVAIAASAAFMTPVASPVNTLVMGPGEYKFGDYLKIGTPFTILVLIACVILIPWWYG from the coding sequence ATGCCGTGGGACTTGGCGGTCGTGCTCGGGCTGCTCTTGGTTTGCATCGTGCTGTTCATCATCGACTGGCCGCGCATGGATGTCGTGGCTTTGTCCGCCATGGTCGCGCTGCCGGTTTTGGGAATCGTCAGTGTCCAAGAGGCGTTCGCCGGCTTTTCTGATCCAAACGTCGTACTGATTGCCGCGCTGTTTGTCATTGGCGAAGGAATCACGCGAACGGGGATCGCCCTGCAGGTCGGCCAATGGCTGGCGCGAAAAGCTGGTAGCAGCGAAGCGAAGTTGGTCGTCCTGCTAATGCTGAGCGTTGGCTTGCTGGGAAGCGTGATGAGTTCTACCGGTATCGTCGCGATATTTATCCCGGTCGTTTTGAACGTGACGTCACGCCTCAACATTCATCCTGGTCGGATGATGATGCCTCTGAGCGTGGCGGGATTGATCAGCGGCATGATGACACTGGTGGCGACGCCGCCCAATATGATCGTCGACAGCGCCTTGAAGAGCGAAGGACGCGAGGGCTTTAGCTTCTTTTCCTTTACGCCGATGGGACTGTCGATTCTGGTGCTGAGTGTGGCTTACATGCTGGTGGCAAGGCATTGGTTGGCGGCGAAAAGCTCGGCGACGACAACCCATTCTCGTCGGCGAACGCTTAAGTCGTTCATCGATGAGTACCAGTTGCAAAACCGCGCCTTTCGATTGCAGGTCCCCTACTCTTCCGAACTCGTGGGGCGAACTTTGGGGGAACTCGACCTGCGACAGCGAAATGGCGTGAACCTGATTGGTATCGAACGTCAGGGACGTGGGAAGACGTATCTGCTCAATCCGATCTCGCAGACCGAGATTCGCCCTGGTGACGTTCTGCTGGCGGACTTGGTACATCCTGAAAACGACTTGGAGAAGTTCGTCGATGAACTGGGGCTCGTCGTCTTGCCGATCGAAGGATCTTACTTCAGTCAACAGTCCAGGAATGTAGGCATGGCGGAAGTCGCCGTTGTGCCTGAGTCAGGCTTGATTGGTCGAACGATCGTGGAAGAAAAGTTTCGTACCATTCATGGGCTCAGCGTGATTGGTCTGAGACGAGGAGGCGAAGCAATCAAGGGGGCTGTCGCCGAAGAAAAACTACGGCCCGGAGACATCTTGCTGGTAATTGGTCCTTGGAAACAGATCCATTTTCTGCGTACGCAGAAGCGAAACTTTTTGGTTCTCTCGTTGCCGGCCGAAAGCGACGACTTTGCCCCTGCCCATTCGCAGGCACCATGGGCGCTGGCGTCCTTGGCGATAATGATCGTGTTGATGGTCTCCGGCGTCGTGTCGAACGCAGTTGCGGCGTTAATTGCCTGCCTGCTGTTGGGGCTATTCCGCTGTCTGGATGTTGAAACGGCTTATCGGTCAATCCGCTGGCAAAGTATTATCCTGATCGTCGGCATGATGCCGTTCGCGATAGCGCTCGAGAAAACCCAGGGCATCGAAATGGCGGTCGACTTCTTGATGAACACGTTGGACGGAGCCGGTATGCACGTGTTGATCGCGGTGCTGTTTGTGCTAACCACTGGATTTAGCCTGGTGATCTCGAACACGGCTACCGCGATACTCATGGCTCCCATTGCCATGAGTATCGCCAAACAGTTGGATGTTTCTCCGTACCCGTTCGTGATGACCGTAGCGATTGCCGCTTCGGCCGCGTTCATGACTCCGGTAGCTTCGCCGGTGAACACGTTAGTGATGGGACCTGGCGAGTATAAGTTTGGCGACTATCTGAAAATAGGTACGCCGTTCACGATCCTGGTACTGATCGCTTGCGTGATTCTCATTCCATGGTGGTACGGCTAG
- a CDS encoding VOC family protein — MTTFKPDGYNSASPYLIVKSADATIDFLKQVFDGKPLRRVPREDGSVMHAEVRIDDSVIMMGEAAEHWPAVNSHVHVYVPDVDATYQKALAAGGTSIMEPLQRSEEDDKRGGVTDPSGIHWWIATQPS, encoded by the coding sequence ATGACTACCTTCAAGCCAGACGGATATAACTCGGCTTCTCCCTATTTGATCGTCAAAAGTGCCGATGCCACCATCGACTTCCTGAAACAGGTTTTCGACGGGAAACCGCTTCGACGTGTTCCCCGAGAAGATGGAAGCGTCATGCACGCCGAAGTACGCATCGACGATTCGGTAATCATGATGGGTGAAGCGGCTGAGCATTGGCCAGCAGTCAACTCACATGTACACGTCTACGTGCCGGACGTCGACGCCACGTATCAGAAAGCACTGGCCGCAGGCGGAACGTCTATCATGGAGCCATTGCAGAGAAGCGAGGAAGACGACAAACGGGGCGGGGTTACTGATCCCAGTGGCATCCATTGGTGGATTGCTACACAGCCGAGCTAA
- a CDS encoding YciI family protein, giving the protein MRVMVIVKASKQSEAGVMPSTQLLQAMGKFNEELAAAGVMQAGEGLKPSSQGVRVRFSGDQRTVIDGPFTETKELIAGYWIWKVDSMREAIDWLKRCPCPTEGEESDVEIRPIFEAEDFAEQDPTGEIRAAEQKLRDELERGR; this is encoded by the coding sequence ATGCGAGTTATGGTCATCGTGAAAGCGTCGAAGCAGTCGGAAGCTGGTGTGATGCCGAGCACCCAGCTACTGCAGGCCATGGGCAAGTTCAACGAAGAACTAGCTGCCGCTGGAGTCATGCAAGCCGGAGAAGGTCTCAAGCCCAGTTCGCAGGGGGTTCGCGTGCGTTTCTCGGGGGATCAACGTACGGTCATTGATGGTCCTTTCACGGAAACGAAAGAATTGATTGCCGGGTATTGGATCTGGAAGGTCGATTCGATGCGGGAAGCAATTGACTGGCTCAAGCGATGTCCCTGCCCGACCGAAGGGGAAGAGTCCGATGTCGAGATACGCCCAATCTTTGAAGCGGAAGACTTCGCCGAACAAGATCCGACCGGAGAGATTCGCGCAGCCGAGCAAAAGCTACGGGACGAACTGGAGCGAGGGCGATAA